The genomic window TTGCTATATCTGGCGACGGGTTTTTCGTGTTGATGGCCTGTGTTGATATTACCATAGATTAATGGACATACAGAAAATGTCCAAATGATCATTGCAAAAATTAATGCCTTTGTTTTCATGTTTTTTAGTTTTATCGGATCGTTTATATTTTCGATTAATATTAAGCAAGGGAAGCCCCTATCAACAATACAATACAAAATATTATTATTGCAAGGACTGTTTCAAAAACATCTGATATTTTCATGTTGTTATATTTTAAACAGTATTTAAATTTTTCAATCAACTATTTTACTAATGGACCGTAATATCATTTTGAAAATAGTTTTTATTATTTTTCATCTTCATTCTATTTGAAAACTCATGTAAAGAAGTCTTTTTGCGCTTGCTATTTTAATATTTTATGTTGTTAAATACCATTTCAACCTCACCGGCTTCTGCAATCGCTTTTGGAGTGATCAATTCCCTGTCGAGCGGCAGTTTGCCTTTGCATTGCGAACGAATATATTTTTCGTGGGGTTTCCAGTTCAGTTCGCCGAGTTTGTTGGTTTTTCCTATATATTGCCCGGTTGCCTTTTTATATGCTTTATAAATCAGCTCTGAACAATAAATAGCTGCATCTGTTGTATCGAACCCATAGTCATAAGGTTTTCCGATCATTTTCCTGACTTCAGTCATAAGATCTGGGATTTTCTTATCTAATCCGGGCTTTAATCTGCACACCGCATATCTTTTGAAATTGCCCTGGCTTATCCATTCGTTCATTGGAAATACCCTTACCTTGCCATATGCTTCAATAACCACCCATTTCCCTTTCTGAAAATCCACGATACCACAATGTGTATATTCTGATTGAGTAATCCCGGCAATTGCATTTGTTAGTTTTGATCCCGATATTGTCTGAAAAACCATATCGCCGGTTTTTGGAAAATACTTTTGTTCTCTTACGCTGTCTGCGGACAATAATATTACTGTGAAGC from Bacteroidales bacterium includes these protein-coding regions:
- a CDS encoding YiiX/YebB-like N1pC/P60 family cysteine hydrolase translates to MRTIIAILKVILALGFTVILLSADSVREQKYFPKTGDMVFQTISGSKLTNAIAGITQSEYTHCGIVDFQKGKWVVIEAYGKVRVFPMNEWISQGNFKRYAVCRLKPGLDKKIPDLMTEVRKMIGKPYDYGFDTTDAAIYCSELIYKAYKKATGQYIGKTNKLGELNWKPHEKYIRSQCKGKLPLDRELITPKAIAEAGEVEMVFNNIKY